The Gammaproteobacteria bacterium genome window below encodes:
- a CDS encoding thiol oxidoreductase-like protein codes for MRRGLNMYLSAHFLQSVRGCVFNFQLTKILPFIILLLGFEFVQDVQAELVPCDKVDAGTVNAPGGCIAKRLDEQIGNGHGDKNTAGSAVYLVKRDPARSIRRGRQLFQRKFSTDEGLGPRVNASSTGDITQNRALGAGLTDSCAACHGRPRGSAGFGGDVNTRPDSRDAPHLFGLGIVEQLAEEMTQRLRNRRARALEVAEQQNRCITTPLRAKRVSFGMITACPNGKIDTSEVKGVDEDLRIRPFFHQGGTVSIREFIIGAFKDEMGLQAWDPVLCAVTDPENPQAVVSPSGFAYDPAQDTFERPAVCDASDDTDNDGVVSEIDPALIDHMEFYLLNYFKPGQYQVTQQAERGRNLLKEIGCTSCHKPNLRINSDRRVADVETVYDPERGIFNQLFATATELFTLEDDGNEYPLLLPKGEPFIVKNFYSDLKRHDLGPAFHERDFDGSVVTEFVTEPLWGVGSTAPYGHDGRSINLDAVIKRHGGEAAESRDAYLNLSVRGQRRILAFLETLVLFPPDDTASNLNAGNVNDLETIQSPDTHGSINLGALFQIDGEGAE; via the coding sequence ATGCGTCGAGGTCTCAATATGTATTTATCAGCCCATTTTTTACAGTCTGTTCGTGGTTGTGTTTTTAATTTCCAACTAACCAAAATTTTACCATTTATTATTTTGCTTCTAGGGTTTGAGTTTGTACAAGATGTGCAAGCAGAACTGGTGCCTTGCGATAAAGTAGATGCAGGTACCGTGAATGCGCCAGGCGGGTGTATTGCTAAACGTTTAGATGAGCAAATTGGTAATGGTCATGGTGATAAAAATACTGCAGGTTCGGCTGTATATTTAGTTAAGCGGGATCCAGCAAGATCCATACGCCGTGGCCGACAACTTTTCCAACGAAAGTTTTCTACAGACGAAGGTCTCGGCCCACGAGTTAACGCGAGTTCAACTGGCGATATCACACAAAATCGCGCATTGGGTGCGGGTCTTACAGACAGTTGCGCAGCTTGTCATGGGCGGCCTAGAGGTTCTGCTGGATTTGGTGGTGATGTTAATACCAGGCCGGATAGCCGAGATGCCCCACATTTGTTTGGCTTAGGAATAGTGGAACAACTCGCAGAAGAAATGACGCAACGGTTGCGTAACCGTCGTGCTCGAGCACTTGAAGTGGCTGAGCAACAAAACAGATGTATCACTACGCCATTGCGCGCAAAACGTGTGTCGTTTGGAATGATAACTGCTTGTCCGAATGGAAAAATAGATACTTCTGAAGTTAAGGGTGTCGATGAAGATTTACGTATTCGCCCGTTTTTTCATCAAGGTGGCACAGTATCCATACGTGAATTTATCATTGGTGCTTTTAAAGATGAGATGGGCTTACAAGCGTGGGATCCTGTGTTGTGTGCAGTAACGGATCCAGAAAACCCACAAGCTGTTGTTAGCCCTAGTGGGTTTGCATATGACCCAGCACAAGATACATTTGAGCGTCCGGCTGTATGCGATGCCAGTGATGATACAGACAATGATGGTGTTGTCAGTGAAATTGATCCCGCATTAATTGACCATATGGAATTTTACTTACTTAATTACTTTAAGCCTGGACAATACCAAGTGACACAACAAGCTGAGCGTGGTCGGAATCTGTTGAAAGAAATTGGCTGCACTTCTTGTCATAAACCTAATTTAAGAATTAATAGTGATCGTCGTGTGGCAGATGTTGAAACGGTTTACGATCCTGAGCGTGGCATCTTTAATCAACTGTTTGCTACGGCGACTGAATTGTTTACCCTTGAAGATGATGGGAATGAATATCCATTGCTTCTACCCAAAGGAGAACCATTTATTGTTAAAAATTTCTACTCAGACTTGAAACGACACGATCTGGGACCGGCATTTCATGAGCGCGATTTTGATGGTTCCGTGGTAACAGAGTTTGTTACTGAGCCACTTTGGGGTGTGGGTTCAACGGCACCGTATGGACATGATGGACGTAGTATCAATTTAGATGCAGTGATAAAGCGCCATGGTGGTGAGGCTGCTGAATCGAGAGATGCTTACTTAAATCTTAGTGTAAGAGGTCAACGGCGCATCCTCGCTTTTCTGGAAACATTAGTGTTGTTTCCACCTGATGACACGGCTTCAAATTTAAATGCTGGAAATGTTAATGATCTGGAAACAATTCAGTCACCCGATACGCATGGTAGTATTAATCTAGGCGCCTTGTTTCAAATTGATGGAGAAGGCGCTGAATAG
- a CDS encoding anthranilate synthase component I: protein MDSAQFDLLTSQGYTCIPLVREVLADLDTPLSAYLKLAHQPYTYLFESVQGGERWGRYSFIGLSSAEHIKVFGNKVVHEKNNQVHEQNVQDPLTWVQSFLQQFNVPDIPELPRFTGGVVGYFGYETIQYIEPRLKGEAKADVLQTPDIFLMVSKELVVFDSLSGKIFIIVHVDPKQERALASGEMRLDEIAAMLQQPAPKVAAKTPQVPVNFVSEFPEIKFKQAVDGAREYIREGDVMQVVLSQRQSTEFTAPPINLYRSLRSLNPSPYMYYLNMEDFYIVGSSPEILVRLEDDEVTVRPIAGTRPRGKDAQHDLELEAELLQDPKELAEHLMLIDLGRNDVGHVAKTGSVELTDKMIIERYSHVMHIVSNVTGQLDGKLDAIDVLRATFPAGTVSGAPKIRAMEIISEYELTKRGIYSGAVGYISWDGNMDTAIAIRTAVIKDEKLYIQAGAGIVYDSVPENEWIETNNKAGAMLKAAKAAASIV from the coding sequence ATGGATTCCGCACAATTTGATTTACTAACTAGCCAAGGCTATACCTGCATTCCGCTGGTGCGGGAAGTGTTAGCTGATCTTGATACTCCTCTTAGTGCTTATCTAAAACTGGCTCATCAGCCATATACCTATTTATTTGAATCGGTACAGGGTGGAGAACGATGGGGTCGTTACTCCTTTATAGGTTTGTCTAGCGCCGAACACATCAAAGTGTTCGGTAATAAAGTGGTGCATGAGAAAAATAACCAAGTTCACGAACAGAATGTACAAGATCCATTAACTTGGGTGCAAAGCTTTCTACAACAATTCAACGTGCCTGATATTCCAGAATTGCCGCGTTTCACTGGCGGAGTAGTGGGATATTTTGGTTACGAAACTATTCAATATATTGAACCACGTTTGAAAGGCGAGGCTAAGGCGGATGTTTTGCAAACACCCGATATATTTCTCATGGTGTCTAAAGAGCTAGTGGTGTTCGATAGCTTAAGCGGAAAAATATTTATCATTGTTCATGTTGATCCAAAACAAGAACGTGCATTAGCATCAGGTGAAATGCGTTTAGATGAGATTGCTGCAATGCTGCAACAACCTGCACCAAAAGTTGCTGCGAAAACTCCACAAGTACCGGTAAATTTTGTTTCAGAGTTTCCTGAAATTAAATTTAAGCAAGCAGTGGATGGGGCACGTGAATACATACGCGAAGGAGATGTCATGCAAGTCGTGTTGTCACAAAGACAAAGTACTGAATTTACTGCGCCGCCAATTAATTTATATCGAAGTTTGCGTAGCTTAAACCCATCGCCATACATGTACTACTTGAATATGGAGGACTTTTATATTGTGGGTTCTTCTCCAGAAATTTTAGTTCGCTTGGAAGATGATGAGGTAACCGTTAGGCCCATTGCAGGTACGCGACCAAGAGGCAAAGATGCGCAACATGATCTCGAGTTAGAAGCAGAGCTTTTGCAAGACCCAAAAGAGCTTGCGGAACATCTTATGTTAATTGATCTCGGTCGTAATGATGTTGGCCATGTAGCGAAAACAGGTTCGGTAGAGCTCACTGATAAAATGATTATTGAACGTTATTCTCATGTTATGCATATCGTTTCAAATGTTACGGGTCAGTTAGATGGAAAATTGGATGCGATAGATGTATTAAGAGCGACTTTCCCTGCAGGTACGGTAAGCGGCGCACCTAAAATACGCGCTATGGAAATAATCAGCGAATATGAGCTTACTAAACGCGGCATTTATTCTGGTGCAGTAGGTTACATATCCTGGGATGGCAACATGGATACTGCGATTGCAATTCGCACAGCCGTTATTAAAGACGAAAAACTTTATATACAAGCGGGAGCAGGAATCGTTTATGACTCTGTTCCTGAAAATGAATGGATTGAAACGAATAATAAAGCAGGCGCAATGCTTAAGGCTGCTAAAGCTGCGGCATCCATTGTATAG
- the crp gene encoding cAMP-activated global transcriptional regulator CRP, producing MNNPNPTVPVQEPVVDRFLEHCHTKRYASGNRIIHAGDPSNTLYYITHGSVKIMLEDDTGHEMVLAYLNKGDFFGELGLFAENERSALVIAKEQCDVAEIQYSKFRELVQTEPDILMHMAGQLAKRLRDTSQKVIDLAYLDVTGRVAHTLLDLAKQPDAMTRPEGMQIRITRQEIAKIVGCSREMAGRVLKELQQQGLISAHGKTIVVYGTR from the coding sequence TTGAACAATCCAAATCCAACCGTACCAGTACAGGAACCTGTTGTGGACCGATTTCTAGAACATTGCCATACCAAACGTTATGCCTCTGGGAATCGCATTATCCATGCGGGTGACCCTTCCAATACTTTGTATTACATCACGCATGGCTCTGTGAAGATCATGCTGGAAGATGATACTGGGCATGAAATGGTATTAGCATATCTCAACAAAGGTGATTTTTTTGGTGAGCTGGGTTTATTTGCAGAAAACGAACGCAGTGCTTTAGTAATTGCTAAAGAGCAATGTGACGTTGCCGAAATTCAATATTCAAAATTTCGTGAGTTAGTACAAACTGAACCCGATATTTTAATGCACATGGCGGGGCAACTTGCTAAGCGTTTACGCGACACAAGCCAAAAAGTAATTGATCTTGCCTATCTAGATGTAACCGGTCGTGTTGCACATACTTTACTTGATTTAGCGAAACAGCCGGATGCCATGACGCGCCCAGAAGGCATGCAGATTCGCATTACTCGCCAAGAGATCGCCAAAATTGTCGGTTGCTCGCGTGAAATGGCGGGTCGAGTACTAAAAGAACTCCAACAACAAGGCCTAATTTCGGCACATGGTAAAACCATCGTCGTCTACGGCACTCGTTAA
- a CDS encoding MerC family mercury resistance protein, producing the protein MIRHETFDRFAIALSSLCAIHCIALPIAASVTPLLISTVEHGHDSHEFWFHQFILFFIIPVSLFALVAGYRCHRKNLPMLIGGLGLCILVTVALFAEPLIHNHLLSPTGETVLTIIGGIIHAAGHISNVLTTRASHNARCSAAL; encoded by the coding sequence ATGATTCGACACGAAACTTTTGACCGCTTCGCAATAGCTTTATCCAGCTTGTGCGCTATCCACTGCATAGCCTTACCAATTGCCGCAAGTGTAACCCCGCTTCTTATATCTACTGTTGAACATGGTCATGACAGCCATGAGTTTTGGTTTCACCAATTCATTCTATTTTTCATAATCCCTGTTAGCTTGTTTGCATTAGTTGCAGGATATCGATGCCATCGAAAGAATTTGCCCATGCTAATTGGTGGCCTCGGCTTATGTATTTTAGTAACTGTTGCACTTTTTGCAGAGCCACTTATCCATAATCACTTGCTTTCACCCACAGGCGAAACTGTATTAACTATAATTGGCGGCATCATTCATGCAGCTGGACATATTAGTAATGTACTCACCACAAGAGCATCGCATAATGCCCGATGTTCAGCAGCACTTTAA
- the trpC gene encoding indole-3-glycerol phosphate synthase TrpC: MINTQPSSQNDTPEILTKIIEHKKNELVERKLHMPLDKIQDMANDAPSPRGFERALRGAQAAKRAGVIAEIKRASPSKGILRENFNPMEIAAGYQMNGASCVSILTDTEFFKGSCAILELARKTCFLPILRKDFIIDTYQVYETRAVDADCLLLIAACLEDDQMAELYALGKELRLDVLIEVHNAEEMGRALKLEPTMIGINNRNLHNFEVSLDTTFDLLSKVPEDCHVVTESGIHTKEDIALMIDKGVNSFLVGEAFMVAENPGAKLKELFF; the protein is encoded by the coding sequence ATGATAAATACTCAACCAAGCTCTCAAAATGACACCCCAGAAATTCTCACCAAGATAATTGAGCATAAAAAAAATGAGCTAGTGGAGCGTAAGCTGCATATGCCGCTGGATAAAATTCAAGACATGGCTAATGATGCGCCTAGTCCACGCGGCTTTGAGCGTGCATTGCGTGGTGCGCAAGCGGCTAAACGTGCAGGCGTAATTGCAGAAATTAAACGTGCCTCACCAAGCAAAGGTATTCTACGAGAAAATTTTAACCCCATGGAAATTGCAGCAGGCTACCAAATGAATGGCGCAAGTTGTGTGTCTATATTGACCGATACAGAATTCTTTAAGGGATCTTGTGCAATTTTGGAACTTGCGAGAAAGACTTGTTTCCTGCCTATTTTACGCAAAGACTTTATTATCGATACCTATCAGGTGTATGAGACACGTGCGGTAGACGCAGATTGTTTGTTACTGATTGCAGCATGCCTGGAAGATGATCAAATGGCAGAGCTATATGCACTCGGTAAAGAATTACGATTAGATGTACTGATTGAAGTGCACAATGCAGAAGAAATGGGCCGTGCCTTAAAACTCGAGCCCACAATGATTGGGATTAATAATCGTAACTTACATAATTTCGAAGTTTCTCTAGATACAACGTTTGATCTGTTATCTAAAGTGCCAGAGGATTGTCATGTAGTTACCGAGAGTGGAATTCATACTAAAGAAGATATCGCTTTGATGATTGATAAAGGAGTTAACTCCTTCTTAGTAGGTGAAGCATTTATGGTGGCAGAGAATCCTGGCGCTAAATTAAAAGAATTGTTTTTTTAA
- a CDS encoding phosphoglycolate phosphatase, which yields MSAQSLVQTRCVMFDLDGTLVDSAPDIAISMNKMLLELNFPPHDLAQVRDWIGNGAGRLIKRALTGQLDGEPPEGLFKQAHQLFFDIYEQHIHVESAMYPGVLEGLMALREQSYILACITNKPRRFTPPLMEAFKIDHFFDYLICGDDLTVKKPDPQVLQAILKQTNLSPQQAIMVGDSASDIKAAQLANMKSFCVSYGYHQGKGVDALGADYIIDSIAEIPQYLLSTA from the coding sequence ATGAGTGCTCAATCTCTAGTGCAAACGCGTTGTGTGATGTTTGATTTGGATGGCACATTGGTCGATAGTGCGCCGGATATCGCCATCAGCATGAATAAAATGTTGCTGGAATTAAATTTTCCACCGCACGATCTTGCTCAAGTACGTGACTGGATAGGAAATGGCGCGGGTCGTTTAATTAAACGTGCATTAACAGGACAATTGGATGGCGAGCCGCCAGAAGGTTTGTTTAAGCAAGCACATCAATTATTTTTTGATATCTATGAACAACATATACATGTTGAGAGTGCAATGTACCCTGGTGTATTGGAAGGTTTAATGGCATTGCGTGAGCAATCCTATATTTTGGCTTGTATAACTAATAAGCCAAGAAGATTCACGCCACCGCTTATGGAGGCATTTAAAATAGACCATTTTTTCGATTACCTGATCTGCGGTGATGACTTAACTGTAAAAAAGCCCGATCCTCAAGTGTTGCAAGCGATTCTCAAGCAGACCAACTTGAGCCCACAGCAGGCAATAATGGTGGGGGATTCCGCTAGTGATATAAAAGCGGCTCAATTGGCGAATATGAAGTCATTTTGCGTCAGTTATGGGTATCATCAAGGGAAAGGAGTTGATGCTTTGGGCGCAGACTATATAATTGACTCCATTGCGGAGATACCGCAATACCTTCTTTCAACCGCGTAA
- a CDS encoding phosphate starvation-inducible protein PhoH, producing MRFILFVERAGLVLITLATIVAIGQELHVIYQQGRVELHDILLLFIYLEILTMVALYFTSGKLPVRYPIYISIVAITRFIILGMKEMNAQDIILLAGAILLLTLASVVLRYGSFKLPYKQDNID from the coding sequence ATGCGCTTTATCTTGTTTGTCGAGCGTGCCGGACTTGTGCTCATTACACTTGCAACGATTGTAGCGATTGGGCAAGAGTTACACGTTATATATCAGCAAGGCAGGGTAGAGCTGCACGATATCTTGCTGTTATTTATCTACTTAGAAATTCTAACCATGGTGGCGTTGTACTTCACTAGCGGTAAGCTTCCAGTACGTTATCCGATTTACATCTCAATTGTAGCGATTACACGATTTATAATTTTGGGTATGAAAGAAATGAATGCGCAGGATATTATTTTACTAGCAGGCGCCATTCTTTTACTAACACTTGCATCCGTTGTGTTGAGGTATGGGTCTTTTAAGCTGCCTTATAAGCAAGACAATATTGATTAG
- a CDS encoding anthranilate/aminodeoxychorismate synthase component II (TrpG; with TrpE catalyzes the formation of anthranilate and glutamate from chorismate and glutamine; TrpG provides the glutamine amidotransferase activity), whose product MILMIDNYDSFTYNLVQYLGEIGEEVKVVRNDQIGIKEIKALQPHHIVISPGPCTPNEAGISLEIIAELGGEIPILGVCLGHQSIGQAYGGKIIKAQQVMHGKTSMVHHHNQHVFEKCDNPFTATRYHSLVIEKQSIPDCLEVTAWTEDAAGELDEIMGVRHKELAVEGVQFHPESILTDFGHHLLTNFVRQN is encoded by the coding sequence ATGATTTTAATGATTGACAATTATGATTCATTTACCTACAACCTGGTGCAATACCTCGGGGAGATTGGTGAGGAAGTTAAAGTTGTACGTAATGATCAAATTGGCATTAAAGAAATAAAAGCGCTGCAGCCACACCACATTGTTATTTCCCCTGGCCCTTGTACACCAAATGAAGCAGGGATTTCATTAGAAATCATTGCGGAGTTAGGCGGAGAAATACCAATTTTAGGAGTTTGTTTGGGCCACCAAAGTATTGGTCAAGCGTATGGCGGTAAGATTATTAAAGCCCAACAAGTCATGCACGGTAAAACGTCAATGGTGCATCATCACAATCAACATGTTTTTGAAAAATGCGACAATCCATTTACGGCTACACGTTACCATTCATTAGTCATTGAAAAGCAATCGATACCAGATTGTCTGGAAGTCACAGCTTGGACAGAAGATGCTGCCGGCGAATTAGATGAAATTATGGGTGTGCGCCATAAAGAACTTGCAGTTGAAGGTGTGCAGTTTCATCCGGAATCGATTCTCACAGACTTTGGTCATCATTTGTTAACTAATTTCGTTCGTCAAAACTAA
- a CDS encoding ribulose-phosphate 3-epimerase, which yields MDWIAPSILSADFARLGEEVSTVLAAGADIVHFDVMDNHYVPNLTFGPVICRALRDYGVQAPIDVHLMVKPVDQMIADFAAAGASYITFHPEASEHVDRSLQLIHDQGCKAGLVFNPATPLDQLEYVLDKVDMVLLMSVNPGFGGQKFIPAALTKLKHARKIIDQSGLPIRLEIDGGVKVDNIAEIKAAGADTFVAGSAIFNTKDYQGTIAKMREQLASSNKVTS from the coding sequence ATGGACTGGATAGCCCCCTCAATATTGTCTGCAGATTTTGCGCGCCTCGGTGAAGAGGTGAGTACCGTGCTTGCTGCAGGGGCTGATATTGTTCACTTTGATGTAATGGATAATCACTATGTACCGAACCTGACTTTTGGGCCGGTTATTTGTAGGGCCTTGCGAGACTATGGTGTGCAGGCTCCAATCGATGTCCATTTGATGGTAAAACCGGTGGATCAAATGATTGCAGATTTCGCCGCAGCGGGAGCAAGTTATATCACTTTCCATCCAGAAGCCTCTGAACATGTGGATCGCAGCTTACAGTTAATACACGATCAAGGCTGTAAGGCAGGTTTGGTATTTAATCCGGCGACGCCGCTTGATCAGTTGGAATATGTGCTCGATAAAGTAGACATGGTGTTACTGATGTCGGTTAATCCTGGTTTTGGTGGTCAAAAGTTTATTCCTGCAGCGCTCACAAAATTAAAACATGCAAGAAAGATAATTGACCAATCTGGTTTGCCAATTCGTTTAGAAATCGATGGTGGGGTGAAAGTCGATAACATTGCAGAAATAAAAGCAGCGGGCGCAGATACTTTTGTTGCAGGTTCTGCAATATTTAATACTAAAGATTATCAAGGCACGATTGCTAAAATGCGCGAGCAACTCGCTAGCAGCAATAAAGTTACTTCCTAA
- the trpD gene encoding anthranilate phosphoribosyltransferase — MNIQQAINTVIEGNHLNSEQMTAVMRVVMSGEATPAQVAGFLVALRMKGEVVEELTAAAAVMRELSAKVNVATENLVDTCGTGGDSKGTFNVSTCVAFVAAAAGARVAKHGNRSVSSKSGSADVLEIAGVNLQLTPKQVANCIEELGIGFLFAPAHHSAMKHAIGPRKELGVRTMFNLLGPLTNPASAPHQVLGVFSKQWLEPLANVLKSLGSKHVLVVHADDGLDEISIASNTQIAELKNGAVSCYSISPKQFGLDEGNLADIVAKDAANSLLIVNDVFENKTGAALDIVKLNAGAALYASDKAATLEEGVSLAADVIASGEAKNKFQQYIEYTNSFK, encoded by the coding sequence ATGAATATTCAGCAAGCTATTAATACTGTAATCGAAGGTAATCATCTTAATTCAGAGCAAATGACAGCGGTCATGCGTGTGGTAATGTCGGGTGAAGCAACACCTGCACAGGTTGCGGGTTTTCTAGTAGCGCTACGTATGAAGGGCGAAGTGGTCGAAGAACTCACCGCTGCTGCTGCTGTAATGCGTGAGCTTTCTGCAAAAGTAAATGTAGCCACAGAAAACTTAGTCGACACATGTGGTACAGGTGGAGATTCGAAAGGTACCTTTAATGTTTCTACATGCGTTGCGTTTGTGGCCGCTGCAGCCGGCGCAAGAGTCGCTAAACACGGTAATCGTTCAGTTTCTAGTAAAAGTGGTAGTGCAGACGTATTAGAAATTGCAGGTGTAAATCTTCAGCTAACGCCAAAGCAAGTTGCTAATTGTATAGAAGAATTAGGCATAGGCTTCTTGTTTGCCCCAGCGCATCACAGTGCAATGAAACATGCGATTGGCCCGCGCAAAGAGTTAGGTGTGCGCACTATGTTTAACTTATTAGGCCCGCTAACGAATCCAGCCAGTGCGCCGCATCAAGTATTGGGTGTGTTTAGCAAGCAATGGCTTGAGCCGTTGGCAAATGTACTAAAATCATTAGGAAGTAAGCATGTACTCGTCGTGCATGCAGACGATGGTTTGGATGAAATTAGTATTGCCAGCAATACTCAAATTGCCGAACTAAAGAATGGAGCGGTATCTTGTTATAGTATTTCGCCGAAACAATTTGGGCTGGACGAAGGTAATCTTGCTGATATTGTGGCGAAGGATGCTGCTAATAGTTTACTAATAGTGAATGATGTTTTTGAAAATAAAACAGGTGCAGCGTTAGATATTGTAAAGCTAAATGCAGGTGCTGCATTGTATGCAAGCGATAAAGCCGCAACGCTGGAAGAAGGGGTTAGTTTGGCGGCGGACGTTATTGCTTCTGGTGAGGCTAAGAACAAATTTCAACAATACATAGAATATACAAATAGTTTTAAATAA
- a CDS encoding GNAT family N-acetyltransferase, translating into MIVADLTFTRASLSDKYVIQAIANKTIDRSYRDFLDNFTVDNYLNSKHLEVFLESNINNTWILHKNTTALGFSICIDNVIDFMMIDVDYHHQGYGTILLHHCEELLFEHYKVIALESFEENISASNFYLANNWKKTEKYRDPKQNAIKIIFRKQLYSTNEQRRRNTLVRS; encoded by the coding sequence ATAATTGTGGCAGACCTAACCTTTACACGCGCTAGTTTATCCGACAAATATGTTATACAAGCAATTGCTAATAAAACGATAGATCGATCTTATCGAGATTTTCTTGATAACTTTACGGTAGATAATTACCTAAATAGTAAACATCTTGAAGTATTCTTAGAAAGCAATATTAACAATACTTGGATTTTGCATAAAAATACTACTGCTCTTGGCTTCTCAATATGTATCGATAATGTAATAGACTTTATGATGATCGATGTGGATTATCATCACCAGGGATATGGAACAATATTGCTTCATCATTGCGAAGAACTACTATTTGAACACTACAAAGTAATTGCATTAGAAAGTTTTGAAGAAAATATTAGTGCTAGTAATTTTTATCTCGCCAATAATTGGAAAAAAACTGAGAAATATAGAGATCCCAAACAAAATGCCATAAAAATCATCTTTCGCAAGCAGCTTTATAGTACAAATGAGCAACGTCGTAGGAATACGTTAGTTAGATCCTAA
- a CDS encoding OsmC family protein encodes MQVRIKWLEQRSFQAETGSGHTLTMDGPPEHGGQNIAARPMEMILVGLGGCSAFDVVEILEKSRQIVNDCQIEIDAERADEIPAVFTKIHMHFIIAGDELNEKHVKRAVELSVDKYCSVVKMMRPNVNITFDHEIR; translated from the coding sequence ATGCAAGTACGAATCAAGTGGTTAGAGCAACGATCCTTCCAAGCTGAGACGGGTAGTGGGCATACTTTGACGATGGATGGCCCTCCCGAGCACGGTGGGCAGAATATAGCTGCTCGCCCTATGGAGATGATTTTAGTGGGTTTAGGGGGCTGCAGTGCCTTTGATGTCGTGGAAATACTCGAAAAATCCAGGCAAATCGTGAACGATTGCCAAATAGAAATCGATGCTGAAAGGGCCGATGAAATTCCTGCCGTGTTTACAAAAATTCATATGCACTTCATTATCGCTGGCGATGAATTAAACGAAAAACATGTGAAACGAGCCGTGGAGTTGTCGGTCGATAAATACTGTTCTGTAGTAAAAATGATGCGGCCTAATGTAAACATAACGTTTGATCATGAAATTAGATGA
- a CDS encoding transcriptional repressor: MWQRHQHSQCIKEALSNAEQICIDHKCRLTPIRKKVLELIWKSHKPIKAYDLLAQLSSEDFIEKPPTVYRALDFLIENNLIHRIESQNAYIGCNTDHGTLDSKFLICDQCNEVEELSEPKINKTLSEISKKQGFIPSLVNVEIHGTCSHCARE; encoded by the coding sequence ATGTGGCAACGACATCAACATAGTCAGTGCATTAAAGAAGCACTTAGTAATGCGGAACAGATCTGTATCGATCACAAATGCCGACTCACACCTATACGCAAAAAAGTGTTGGAGCTAATCTGGAAAAGCCATAAACCCATTAAAGCTTATGATCTATTAGCGCAACTAAGCTCAGAAGATTTTATTGAAAAACCCCCTACAGTTTATCGAGCGCTGGATTTTTTAATTGAGAACAACTTAATCCATCGCATCGAAAGCCAAAATGCTTATATTGGATGTAACACTGATCATGGAACTTTAGATAGCAAGTTTCTTATCTGTGACCAATGCAATGAAGTAGAAGAACTCAGCGAACCGAAAATTAACAAAACGCTTAGCGAGATCAGTAAAAAACAAGGATTCATACCCAGCCTTGTAAATGTAGAAATTCACGGCACATGCTCACATTGCGCACGCGAATAA
- a CDS encoding NYN domain-containing protein yields the protein MKTIAIFADVQNIYYTTRDAYARQFNYRELWKQLSSEGKIVIANAYATQKGDDKQHKFQRALEHIGFNVKLKPYIQRSDGSAKGDWDVGITIDVMEKAKEVDVVVLLSGDGDFDLLLEKIKTDYGVTAKVYGVPGLTAKTLIESASVYHPIEEDLLQ from the coding sequence ATGAAAACCATCGCTATTTTTGCAGACGTGCAAAATATTTACTACACCACGCGCGATGCTTATGCGCGTCAATTCAACTATAGAGAATTGTGGAAACAGCTTAGTTCAGAAGGCAAGATTGTGATAGCAAACGCCTATGCCACACAAAAAGGTGATGACAAACAACATAAGTTTCAAAGAGCATTAGAACATATTGGATTTAACGTAAAGCTTAAACCGTATATTCAACGCAGCGATGGTTCAGCAAAAGGTGATTGGGATGTAGGTATCACTATAGATGTGATGGAAAAAGCTAAAGAAGTCGATGTTGTAGTGTTGTTGTCAGGGGATGGGGATTTTGATCTTTTATTAGAGAAAATTAAAACCGATTATGGCGTAACAGCTAAAGTGTATGGCGTGCCAGGCTTAACTGCAAAAACGCTCATTGAATCCGCAAGTGTGTATCACCCGATTGAAGAGGATTTACTACAGTAA